In one Candidatus Eisenbacteria bacterium genomic region, the following are encoded:
- a CDS encoding ABC transporter ATP-binding protein translates to MNEVLGGAAALEAASLAKTYQEGMAPVEVLRDVNLTVSPGEMVAVMGASGSGKSTLLHLLGGLDQPTSGNVRIGGEPMTSLGEDGRSRLRARSVGFVFQFHQLLPEFTALENVMMPGWIAGGRAEAAARGRAEELLASLGLSERAEHKPSELSGGEQQRIAVARALHRRPAVLLADEPTGNLDRAATSTLMQILEKYRRDEGQAIVIATHNPDVARSAGRILALEDGQLKPMNL, encoded by the coding sequence ATGAATGAGGTCCTCGGGGGCGCTGCCGCGCTGGAGGCGGCGTCGCTCGCGAAGACCTACCAGGAAGGAATGGCGCCGGTGGAGGTCCTCCGGGACGTGAACCTGACCGTCTCGCCCGGGGAGATGGTGGCGGTCATGGGGGCGTCGGGCTCCGGGAAGTCGACCCTGCTCCACCTGCTCGGGGGACTCGACCAGCCGACGTCGGGGAACGTGCGGATCGGCGGGGAACCGATGACCTCCCTCGGCGAGGACGGCCGCTCCAGGCTTCGCGCGCGGAGCGTGGGGTTTGTCTTCCAGTTCCACCAGCTCCTCCCCGAATTCACCGCGCTGGAAAACGTCATGATGCCGGGGTGGATCGCCGGAGGGAGGGCCGAGGCGGCCGCGCGCGGCCGGGCGGAGGAGCTGCTTGCCTCGCTGGGGCTCTCCGAGAGGGCGGAGCACAAACCCTCGGAGCTCTCGGGAGGCGAACAGCAGCGGATCGCCGTGGCGCGGGCCTTGCATCGTAGGCCCGCGGTGCTCCTGGCGGACGAACCGACCGGAAACCTGGACCGGGCGGCCACGTCCACGTTGATGCAGATCCTCGAAAAATACCGTCGCGATGAGGGTCAAGCGATTGTCATTGCAACACATAACCCTGATGTGGCCCGCTCCGCGGGGCGTATCCTGGCGCTTGAGGATGGTCAGCTCAAGCCGATGAATCTGTAG
- a CDS encoding ABC transporter permease, with protein MGYVRIIASRYLRSKRRLNFITLVSLLAIGGVFVGVAALTIVLSVMNGFEDQVQQRIAGTNAHAAVLDGGDRPLHSDPALERAIRGAVPGAEVAPFVYGKVMVASRHGVDGMVLKGVDPDRERRVTDILARLTPADNPFDGGDLPGIALGQELALRLRVTRGDIILISIPSEEPGGFLGGVPRSRRLRVGSIFRSGLYEYDSSFGVVPLPTAQEFFGLGSDITGYELRLVDMFRAREASQRIESVLGPGYRSTNWIDLNRNLFAWMKIEKAVMFTILVLIVVVAAVNIVSSLVMLVLEKRRDIGVLRTMGVTPRGIMRIFVLQGTLIGLAGTISGLAAGFAVSFVLGRYKLLHLPGEIYFIDTLPVKMEWPDFVFVACAATATCFLASLYPAWQAARLAPVQAIRYE; from the coding sequence ATGGGTTACGTCCGAATCATCGCTTCGCGGTACCTCCGCTCCAAGCGCCGTCTCAATTTCATCACGCTCGTGAGCCTGCTCGCGATCGGCGGCGTCTTCGTCGGCGTCGCAGCGCTGACCATCGTGCTCTCCGTGATGAACGGCTTCGAGGATCAGGTCCAGCAGCGGATCGCCGGCACGAACGCGCACGCGGCGGTGCTGGACGGCGGCGACCGGCCCCTGCACTCGGACCCCGCCCTCGAGCGCGCCATCCGCGGCGCGGTGCCGGGAGCGGAGGTGGCCCCCTTCGTCTATGGCAAGGTGATGGTCGCGTCCCGACACGGCGTCGACGGGATGGTCCTGAAGGGCGTCGACCCAGACCGGGAGCGGCGCGTGACCGACATCCTCGCCCGGTTGACGCCCGCGGACAATCCGTTCGACGGCGGCGATCTTCCGGGCATCGCGCTGGGGCAGGAGCTCGCGCTTCGGCTGCGCGTGACGCGGGGCGACATCATCCTGATCAGTATCCCGTCGGAGGAGCCGGGCGGATTCCTGGGCGGCGTGCCGCGATCCCGCCGGCTCCGGGTGGGCTCGATCTTCCGGTCCGGGCTCTACGAATACGATTCGTCGTTCGGCGTGGTGCCGCTGCCGACCGCGCAGGAGTTCTTCGGGCTGGGCAGCGACATCACGGGATACGAGCTCAGGCTCGTGGACATGTTTCGCGCGCGCGAGGCGTCGCAGCGAATCGAGAGCGTGCTGGGACCGGGGTATCGCTCCACGAACTGGATCGACCTCAACCGCAATCTGTTCGCGTGGATGAAAATCGAGAAGGCGGTCATGTTCACGATCCTGGTCCTGATCGTGGTGGTCGCCGCCGTCAATATCGTCTCGAGCCTGGTGATGCTGGTTCTGGAGAAGCGGCGCGACATCGGGGTTTTGCGCACCATGGGCGTCACGCCCCGCGGCATCATGAGGATCTTCGTCCTCCAGGGAACGCTGATCGGTTTGGCGGGCACCATTTCCGGCCTTGCCGCTGGGTTCGCCGTCTCGTTCGTTCTCGGCCGCTACAAACTCCTCCACCTGCCCGGCGAGATCTACTTCATCGACACCCTGCCTGTGAAGATGGAATGGCCCGATTTCGTGTTCGTGGCGTGCGCGGCCACCGCTACCTGCTTCCTCGCCAGTCTTTATCCGGCCTGGCAGGCGGCGCGGCTTGCTCCGGTGCAGGCGATCCGCTATGAATGA
- the lysS gene encoding lysine--tRNA ligase yields the protein MSVQESRREKLDALSQRGIQPYAYRYDVTHSSSRVLENADALESSGEVVRVAGRLMTKRGHGKASFASLKDADGLLQVYLREDLLGADAYADAVAFDLGDWIGVEGQVFRTKTGETTVKANRVELLSKSLRPLPEKWHGLTDVETRYRQRYADLVVNDDVRAVFRSRSAIVRALREFLDARGYIEVETPVLQPLYGGAAARPFTTHHNALDMKLYLRIAVELYLKRLIVGGLDRVYEVAKTFRNEGVDRLHNPEFTMLELYQAYADYEDMMTLTQEMILHAVRRVHGSLRIPFDGKEIDFTPPWRRVVFSEAAAEALGVDALPAEEPALRDLARRAGIAVDPAFSYGRILDEVLSAKVQPDLIAPTFLVDHPRDISPLAKAKRGNPSVVERFEVVVAGAELANAFSEQNDPAEQRRAFEAQLEQRRRGDEEAQPLDADYLRALELGLPPTGGVGLGVDRLVMLLTDSRSIRDVILFPHMRPEEGQDASA from the coding sequence GTGTCCGTTCAGGAATCCCGCCGCGAGAAGCTTGACGCACTCAGCCAGCGCGGCATCCAGCCGTACGCCTATCGCTACGACGTGACCCATAGCTCGTCGCGCGTCCTCGAGAACGCCGACGCGTTGGAGTCGTCCGGGGAGGTCGTGCGCGTCGCCGGGCGGCTCATGACCAAGCGCGGGCACGGGAAGGCCTCGTTCGCCTCTCTCAAGGACGCCGACGGCCTGCTCCAGGTCTACCTCCGCGAGGACCTCCTCGGCGCCGACGCCTACGCCGACGCGGTCGCGTTCGATCTCGGCGATTGGATCGGCGTGGAGGGACAGGTCTTCCGGACCAAGACCGGGGAGACCACGGTCAAAGCCAACCGGGTCGAGCTTCTCTCGAAGTCGCTGCGGCCGCTGCCCGAGAAATGGCACGGCCTCACCGACGTCGAAACGCGCTACCGCCAGCGGTACGCCGACCTGGTCGTCAACGACGACGTGCGCGCCGTCTTCCGATCGAGGTCGGCGATCGTCCGCGCGCTCCGCGAGTTCCTCGACGCCCGCGGCTACATCGAGGTCGAGACCCCGGTCCTCCAGCCGCTCTACGGCGGCGCAGCCGCGCGGCCGTTCACCACGCACCACAACGCGCTCGACATGAAGCTCTATCTCCGGATCGCGGTGGAGCTCTATTTGAAGCGCCTCATCGTGGGCGGGCTCGACCGCGTCTACGAGGTGGCGAAGACGTTCCGGAACGAGGGCGTGGACCGCCTGCACAATCCGGAGTTCACGATGCTCGAGCTCTACCAGGCGTACGCGGACTACGAAGACATGATGACGCTGACGCAGGAGATGATCCTGCACGCCGTCCGGAGAGTTCACGGGTCGCTCCGGATTCCTTTCGACGGGAAAGAGATCGATTTCACGCCGCCCTGGCGCCGCGTCGTCTTCAGCGAGGCCGCGGCGGAGGCGCTGGGTGTGGACGCGCTTCCCGCGGAGGAGCCGGCGCTCCGGGACCTCGCGCGCCGGGCCGGGATCGCCGTCGATCCCGCCTTCTCGTACGGGCGCATCCTCGACGAGGTCCTCTCCGCGAAGGTGCAGCCCGACCTCATCGCCCCGACGTTCCTGGTGGACCATCCGCGCGACATTTCGCCTTTGGCCAAGGCGAAACGGGGGAATCCGAGCGTCGTGGAGCGATTCGAGGTGGTGGTCGCGGGGGCCGAGCTCGCGAACGCGTTCTCCGAGCAGAACGACCCGGCGGAGCAGCGCCGCGCGTTCGAAGCGCAGCTGGAGCAGCGGCGGCGCGGCGACGAGGAGGCGCAGCCGCTCGATGCCGACTACCTTCGGGCGCTCGAGCTGGGTCTTCCGCCGACCGGCGGCGTGGGCCTCGGCGTGGACCGCCTCGTGATGCTGCTCACTGACTCACGATCCATTCGCGATGTGATCCTCTTCCCGCACATGCGGCCGGAGGAGGGCCAGGATGCCTCGGCGTAG
- a CDS encoding type II secretion system protein GspE, protein MATENGKRKKLGEYLLEAGLINDQQLKEALRRQRQTKEPLGHILSRSGMVSEADICRTLHAQLGLPIVDLQAIAIDDGIIRLIKEELAKKYTAIPIEVENRTTLRVAMADPLNAAALEDLRFQSGYFVRPVLAPPTEIVEAISKYYHIDASVVEILENIIKNDPVSEVREIVEAEPDESVDELMKISAGPPIVRLANWIITRAVEMRSSDIHIEPQEKGVGVRIRVDGLLQDMERLPKWTQGALTSRIKILSSLDIAEKRLPQDGRFRVEIDGRRIDFRVSTLPTDHGEKIVIRIVDQERSALRLDTLGLSGTVLARIRAYGQRPQGILMVTGPTGSGKTTMLYSLLQHIHSVTKNIVTVEDPIEYQVAGVNQVQVDEKSKKTFAAILRAMLRQDPDVMMIGEIRDFETAQIAFRASITGHLVLSTVHTNDAPSAITRLVDLGLQPYMVASSLAGVVSMRLVRTLCPKCKDPYVPSPEELHLLGLGAREGADLTLYRPVGCEHCFETGFRGRIGVFEVLDVTDPIRRQISSGAPESVIRQAALEAGMVPIGQDGMAKVLSGQTSLEELQRVVYCEEELARICPSCHEAVSAEYLFCPHCGNAADHVCPECQRRVDTGWSFCPSCGARRRQIPESAVPVSTVEQMIGLPEPPTRSASTPRTARNAPAPRRGA, encoded by the coding sequence GTGGCAACCGAGAACGGAAAGCGGAAAAAGCTGGGCGAGTACCTTCTCGAAGCGGGGCTGATTAACGATCAGCAGCTGAAGGAAGCGCTCCGCCGGCAGCGTCAGACGAAGGAGCCGCTGGGGCACATCCTCTCGCGCAGCGGGATGGTGTCCGAGGCGGACATCTGCCGCACCCTTCACGCGCAGCTCGGCCTACCGATCGTCGATCTCCAGGCCATCGCGATCGACGACGGCATCATCCGCCTCATCAAGGAAGAGCTGGCCAAGAAATACACCGCCATTCCGATCGAGGTGGAGAACCGCACCACGCTCCGGGTCGCGATGGCGGATCCGCTGAACGCGGCGGCCCTCGAGGATCTCCGTTTCCAGAGCGGCTACTTCGTCCGTCCGGTCCTCGCCCCGCCCACCGAGATCGTCGAGGCGATTTCGAAGTACTATCACATCGACGCCTCGGTCGTGGAAATCCTGGAAAACATCATCAAGAACGATCCCGTCTCCGAAGTGCGCGAGATCGTCGAGGCGGAGCCGGACGAATCGGTCGACGAGCTGATGAAGATCAGCGCGGGCCCGCCGATCGTGCGGCTCGCGAACTGGATCATCACGCGCGCCGTGGAGATGCGGTCGAGCGACATCCACATCGAGCCTCAGGAAAAAGGAGTGGGCGTCCGCATCCGGGTCGACGGCCTCCTCCAGGACATGGAGCGCCTCCCCAAGTGGACCCAGGGGGCGCTGACCTCGCGCATCAAGATCCTCTCCTCGCTGGACATCGCGGAGAAGCGGCTGCCGCAAGATGGACGCTTCCGCGTGGAGATCGACGGCAGACGGATCGATTTCCGCGTCTCGACCCTTCCGACGGACCACGGCGAGAAGATCGTGATCCGCATCGTGGACCAGGAGCGCTCGGCGCTGCGGCTCGACACGCTCGGGTTAAGTGGTACGGTGCTCGCGAGAATCCGCGCGTACGGCCAGCGTCCGCAGGGGATCCTGATGGTGACCGGTCCCACGGGGAGCGGGAAGACCACGATGCTCTACTCCCTGCTGCAGCACATCCACTCGGTGACCAAGAACATCGTGACCGTCGAGGACCCGATCGAATACCAGGTCGCCGGCGTGAACCAGGTCCAGGTGGACGAGAAGAGCAAGAAGACCTTCGCCGCGATCCTTCGCGCGATGCTCCGGCAGGATCCGGACGTCATGATGATCGGAGAGATCCGGGACTTCGAGACGGCCCAGATCGCCTTCCGCGCCTCGATCACCGGGCACCTCGTCCTCTCGACGGTGCACACGAACGACGCCCCGTCCGCCATCACCCGCCTGGTCGACCTCGGCCTCCAGCCCTACATGGTGGCATCGAGCCTCGCGGGCGTCGTATCGATGCGGCTCGTGCGCACGCTCTGCCCGAAGTGCAAGGATCCCTACGTTCCGTCCCCCGAGGAGCTCCATCTCCTCGGGCTCGGCGCGCGCGAGGGTGCGGACTTGACGCTGTACCGGCCCGTCGGTTGCGAGCACTGCTTCGAGACCGGCTTCCGGGGGCGCATCGGGGTATTCGAGGTGCTCGACGTGACCGATCCCATCCGCAGGCAGATCTCGAGCGGCGCGCCGGAGTCCGTGATCCGTCAAGCGGCGCTCGAGGCGGGAATGGTCCCGATCGGCCAGGACGGGATGGCGAAGGTGCTCTCCGGCCAGACGAGCCTCGAGGAGCTGCAGCGGGTCGTCTACTGCGAGGAGGAGCTCGCGCGGATCTGCCCCTCGTGCCACGAAGCGGTCTCCGCGGAGTATCTCTTCTGTCCGCACTGCGGCAACGCCGCCGACCACGTCTGCCCCGAGTGCCAGCGGCGCGTCGACACCGGCTGGTCGTTCTGCCCCTCGTGCGGCGCTCGCCGACGGCAGATTCCGGAGTCGGCCGTTCCGGTGAGCACCGTCGAGCAGATGATCGGCCTCCCCGAGCCCCCGACGCGCTCCGCCAGCACGCCCCGCACCGCGCGGAACGCACCCGCTCCGCGTCGCGGCGCTTGA
- a CDS encoding amidophosphoribosyltransferase has protein sequence MEKTIVKSANGDRLREECGVFGIWGAENAARLAYAGLYALQHRGQESAGIVSTDGVEYREHRGVGLVSDVFVGNALEPLRGHVAIGHNRYSTTGGSQLQNAQPLVVNYREGKLAIAHNGNLVNALALRDEMEGKGSIFQTTSDTEVILHLIARSSATEIERMIPEALARCQGAYTLVLLAGDKLIGVRDPRGFRPLCLGRRGDAHVLASETCALDIVGADLVREIEPGEMVIIDGSGVRSFRIFKAEAPRACVFELIYFSRPDSVVFGQSVDSIRRRLGQRLAEEHPADADIAISVPDSSNSAALGFSERSKIPFELGLIRNHYVGRTFIAPQQITRDFGVNLKFNPVRRILEGKRVVVVDDSIVRGTTSRSLVAMLRGAGAREVHFRVSSPPIGWSCYYGIDTPNRRELIASSHTVEQIRSYLHVDTLGYLSMDGLRACVERPDDHCYACFNGDYSVRFGVEMDKLAMERGRSRVTETPS, from the coding sequence ATGGAGAAGACCATCGTGAAATCGGCGAACGGCGACCGGCTTCGGGAGGAGTGCGGCGTCTTTGGGATCTGGGGCGCGGAGAACGCGGCCCGCCTCGCCTACGCGGGACTTTACGCGCTCCAGCACCGCGGGCAGGAGAGCGCGGGCATCGTCTCGACCGACGGCGTCGAGTACCGGGAACACCGCGGGGTCGGTCTCGTCTCCGACGTCTTCGTGGGGAACGCGCTCGAGCCGCTTCGGGGCCACGTCGCGATCGGGCACAACCGCTATTCCACGACGGGGGGAAGCCAGCTCCAGAACGCGCAGCCCCTGGTGGTCAACTATCGCGAGGGGAAGCTCGCGATCGCCCACAACGGAAATCTCGTCAACGCGCTCGCGCTGCGGGACGAGATGGAAGGGAAGGGATCGATCTTCCAGACGACGAGCGACACCGAGGTTATCCTCCACCTGATCGCGCGATCCTCGGCGACCGAGATCGAGCGGATGATCCCGGAGGCGCTCGCGCGCTGTCAGGGCGCGTACACGCTGGTTCTCCTCGCGGGGGACAAGCTGATCGGCGTCCGTGACCCCCGCGGCTTCCGGCCGCTCTGTCTGGGGCGCCGCGGCGATGCCCACGTCCTGGCGAGCGAGACGTGTGCCCTCGATATCGTCGGCGCCGATCTCGTGAGGGAGATCGAGCCCGGCGAGATGGTGATCATCGACGGAAGCGGCGTCCGGTCCTTCCGGATCTTCAAGGCGGAGGCCCCCCGGGCCTGCGTCTTCGAGCTCATCTACTTCTCGCGTCCCGACAGCGTGGTCTTCGGCCAGAGCGTCGATTCGATCCGCCGGCGCCTCGGCCAGCGGCTGGCCGAGGAGCATCCCGCCGACGCCGACATCGCGATCTCGGTGCCCGATTCCAGCAACTCGGCGGCCCTCGGCTTCTCGGAGCGCTCCAAGATTCCCTTCGAGCTCGGACTGATCCGAAATCACTACGTCGGGCGCACGTTCATCGCGCCACAGCAGATCACGCGCGACTTCGGCGTTAACCTGAAATTCAACCCGGTGCGCCGTATCTTGGAAGGGAAGCGGGTCGTCGTGGTGGACGATTCGATCGTGCGCGGGACGACGAGCCGGAGCCTGGTCGCGATGCTGCGCGGAGCCGGTGCGCGCGAGGTCCACTTCCGGGTCTCGAGCCCACCGATCGGCTGGTCGTGCTACTACGGCATCGACACGCCGAACCGCCGTGAGCTGATCGCCTCGTCCCACACCGTGGAGCAGATCCGCAGCTACCTGCACGTCGACACGCTCGGCTATCTCTCGATGGACGGGCTCCGGGCCTGCGTCGAGCGCCCCGACGACCACTGCTACGCCTGCTTCAACGGCGACTACTCAGTCCGATTCGGTGTGGAGATGGACAAGCTCGCCATGGAGCGCGGCCGGAGCCGGGTCACGGAAACACCCTCGTAG
- the purQ gene encoding phosphoribosylformylglycinamidine synthase I, whose translation MARVAILQIPGVNCEYETARVLEAVGLEARIVRSNEPASVLSEFHAYVLPGGFAFQDRIRAGAVAAKLPAVERIAAESERGKPVLGICNGAQVLVEAGLVPGIRSGRVEMALAPNRAPRRQGYLCRWVRVRTEEGPGRKIWSSVLPNGEIVPLPMAHGEGRFETADPEVQSSIQKGGLALFRYVDASGAPATRFPDDPNGALFQAAGVTNRSGNVLAIMPHPERASWLKQVPLEWPGTWGERRRASVGSYDALEGSGPGRFLFESLALSLGVARAAEASR comes from the coding sequence ATGGCTCGAGTTGCGATCTTGCAAATCCCGGGCGTCAACTGCGAGTACGAGACCGCGCGCGTTCTCGAGGCCGTGGGTCTCGAGGCGCGCATCGTCCGCTCGAACGAGCCCGCCTCGGTCTTGAGCGAGTTCCACGCGTACGTCCTTCCGGGCGGCTTCGCGTTCCAGGACCGGATTCGCGCGGGCGCGGTGGCTGCGAAGCTTCCCGCGGTGGAGCGCATCGCGGCGGAATCGGAGCGGGGAAAGCCGGTGCTCGGAATCTGCAACGGCGCGCAGGTCCTCGTCGAAGCGGGGCTCGTCCCCGGGATCCGATCCGGTCGCGTGGAGATGGCCCTGGCACCCAATCGCGCGCCGCGGCGCCAGGGATACCTCTGCCGCTGGGTGCGTGTCCGGACGGAGGAGGGCCCTGGCCGGAAGATCTGGAGCTCCGTGCTCCCCAATGGAGAGATCGTGCCGCTTCCGATGGCCCACGGAGAAGGGCGGTTCGAGACGGCGGATCCCGAGGTTCAATCCAGCATCCAAAAGGGAGGGTTGGCTCTCTTCCGGTACGTCGACGCGAGCGGCGCTCCGGCAACCCGGTTTCCCGACGATCCGAACGGCGCGCTCTTCCAGGCGGCGGGCGTCACGAATCGATCGGGAAACGTGCTCGCGATCATGCCGCACCCGGAGCGGGCGTCGTGGCTCAAGCAGGTTCCGCTCGAGTGGCCGGGCACCTGGGGCGAGCGGCGCCGCGCCTCGGTCGGATCGTACGACGCGCTCGAGGGCTCGGGGCCCGGGCGATTTCTCTTCGAGTCGCTGGCGCTCTCCCTCGGGGTCGCGCGCGCGGCGGAGGCGTCCCGATGA
- the purL gene encoding phosphoribosylformylglycinamidine synthase subunit PurL: MAEASVLPLAEADPEGLGKLLAAEGFRLTPDEAKRMLDLLGRNPTRVEATIFDTMWSEHCSYKSSRWVLRSHLPTESPDVILGPGEDAGVVRFGKHRGVDYALVFAHESHNHPSQIVPIEGAATGIGGIVRDVACMGAEVIGVMDALRFGDPEGPRASAVREIVRGVVDGIWQYANPLGVPNLGGDVFFSGRYDENCLVNVVALGIVRADQVVRSRVPDAAKREPYILVLLGKPTDETGFGGASFASAILEEGAHDQRGHVQVPDPFLKRVLLEANRAALAWLHAQGAPFGFKDLGAGGIACASSELAAAGGFGMDVDLDRVPTPQGDFPPEVISCSETQERFALVVPERLAPRVLEIYNVEYALPAVYEGARAAVIGRVRDDARYRILKGGQPVCDAAVDVITAGIEHRRAQRPRAPRPAGAALPPVHDHDALFRRLIGSPNLGSREPLWRYYDTEVQGRMVIRAGEADASVMAPVPGSPLGAAMSVGGNPWYVAADPYAGSAHAVYEALRNLVCVGARPTALTDCLNFGNPEDPEVFDEFVRSVRGLGDAARAFGPSGTEGPPIPFVSGNVSFYNESSTGRAIEPSPIVAGLGVLDDYAVAVTGAIKRAGSVIVLTGPREDRLGASQLRHALTGDTGGDLPTLDFDRERRRLYAVLEAVRRGWVLASHDIAEGGLAVAALEMALGGFASQGLGLQIPISGLGGTAPEVRLYSESPGFLLEVSKEQLTPLLDLFKSLGVDATMIGRTLAEPRFRLLDGGLALVDADLADLAAVHRAAIRPYVE, from the coding sequence GTGGCTGAAGCCAGCGTGCTCCCCCTCGCCGAGGCGGATCCGGAGGGCCTCGGGAAGCTCCTGGCCGCGGAAGGCTTCCGCCTGACGCCCGATGAGGCGAAGCGGATGCTCGACCTCCTCGGCCGCAATCCGACTCGTGTCGAGGCGACGATCTTCGACACGATGTGGAGCGAGCACTGCTCCTACAAGAGCAGCCGTTGGGTGCTCCGGTCCCACCTGCCGACCGAGAGCCCGGACGTAATCCTTGGACCGGGCGAGGACGCGGGCGTGGTCCGATTCGGCAAGCACCGCGGCGTGGACTACGCGCTGGTGTTCGCCCACGAGAGCCACAACCACCCCTCCCAAATCGTCCCGATCGAAGGAGCGGCCACCGGAATCGGCGGCATCGTCCGCGACGTGGCGTGCATGGGCGCGGAAGTGATCGGCGTCATGGATGCGCTCCGCTTCGGGGACCCTGAAGGGCCGCGAGCGAGCGCGGTCCGCGAGATCGTGCGGGGCGTCGTCGACGGAATCTGGCAGTACGCGAATCCGCTCGGCGTGCCCAACCTGGGCGGCGACGTCTTCTTCTCGGGGCGATACGACGAGAACTGCCTCGTGAACGTCGTGGCGCTCGGGATCGTCCGCGCCGACCAGGTCGTCCGGAGCCGCGTTCCCGACGCGGCGAAACGCGAGCCGTACATCCTCGTGCTCCTGGGAAAGCCGACCGACGAGACCGGGTTCGGCGGCGCCTCCTTCGCGTCCGCGATCCTCGAGGAAGGCGCGCACGATCAGCGGGGACACGTGCAGGTCCCCGATCCGTTCTTGAAGCGCGTCCTCCTGGAGGCGAACCGCGCGGCCCTGGCGTGGCTCCACGCGCAGGGGGCTCCCTTCGGCTTCAAGGACCTGGGCGCCGGCGGAATCGCGTGCGCCTCCTCCGAGCTCGCGGCGGCGGGAGGGTTCGGGATGGACGTCGATCTCGATCGCGTTCCGACGCCGCAGGGCGACTTTCCGCCCGAGGTGATCAGCTGCTCCGAGACGCAGGAGCGCTTCGCGCTCGTGGTCCCCGAGCGTCTGGCCCCGCGCGTCCTCGAGATCTATAACGTGGAGTACGCGCTTCCCGCGGTCTACGAGGGAGCCCGGGCCGCCGTCATCGGCCGCGTGCGCGACGACGCGCGGTATCGGATCTTGAAGGGCGGACAGCCGGTCTGCGACGCGGCGGTCGATGTGATCACGGCCGGGATCGAGCACCGCCGGGCTCAGCGGCCCCGCGCTCCTCGGCCGGCGGGCGCGGCGCTCCCGCCGGTGCACGATCACGACGCGCTCTTCCGCCGGCTGATCGGCTCGCCCAACCTGGGATCGCGGGAGCCTCTCTGGCGCTACTACGACACCGAGGTGCAGGGACGGATGGTGATCCGCGCGGGGGAAGCCGACGCCTCGGTGATGGCGCCCGTGCCCGGCTCACCGCTCGGCGCCGCGATGTCCGTGGGCGGGAACCCCTGGTACGTCGCGGCCGATCCCTACGCGGGCTCGGCCCACGCGGTGTACGAAGCGCTCCGGAATCTCGTCTGCGTCGGGGCGAGGCCCACCGCTCTCACCGACTGCCTCAACTTCGGGAACCCGGAAGATCCGGAGGTCTTCGACGAGTTCGTCCGCTCGGTCCGCGGGCTCGGGGACGCCGCGCGCGCGTTCGGCCCGAGCGGCACGGAGGGACCGCCGATCCCGTTCGTCTCGGGCAACGTCTCCTTCTACAACGAATCCTCGACCGGCCGCGCCATCGAGCCCTCCCCGATCGTCGCGGGGCTCGGCGTCCTCGACGATTACGCCGTGGCAGTAACCGGCGCGATCAAGCGCGCCGGGAGCGTGATCGTTCTCACCGGCCCGCGGGAAGACCGTCTCGGCGCGTCGCAGCTCCGGCATGCCCTGACCGGCGACACGGGCGGCGATCTCCCGACCCTCGATTTCGACCGCGAGCGGCGGCGCCTCTACGCCGTGCTGGAAGCGGTTCGGCGCGGATGGGTCCTCGCGAGCCACGACATCGCCGAGGGCGGTCTTGCGGTCGCGGCCCTCGAGATGGCCCTGGGAGGCTTCGCCTCGCAAGGGCTCGGCCTCCAGATCCCGATCTCGGGCCTGGGGGGGACCGCGCCCGAAGTCCGGCTCTACTCGGAATCGCCGGGATTCCTGCTCGAGGTTTCAAAGGAGCAGCTCACGCCGCTCCTGGACCTCTTCAAGTCCTTGGGCGTCGACGCGACGATGATCGGGCGGACACTGGCCGAGCCCCGATTCCGCCTCCTCGACGGCGGGCTCGCGCTGGTCGACGCCGACCTTGCGGATCTCGCGGCGGTCCACCGCGCCGCGATCCGCCCCTACGTGGAGTGA